The sequence below is a genomic window from Bdellovibrio bacteriovorus.
GCTGACCCAACTCGTTTTGAATTTTCTCTGGAGACACACCGATATTTGTTTCGCGGCGACGAAAAGTCCCCGCCCACTCCCAAGTGTCTTGAAACATTCTTCGATGTAAAAGACACAGCCCTGAAGCCGAGAGCAGATCTTTTTTTAAGGTGCGACTATTAAAAGCCCAAAGAAGAGCGCGTGCTATTCCCGCAGCTTCAAACTCATCCAGTTCGCGATAAGTGGTTAGCCCGGGAATCAATCCTTGCAAAGTTTCATCGTCGAGAGGTGTGGCCCCTGGAGGACTTTGAATTTTCACGCTTCGTTCTCCATATTCTGCGATCTTCTTTCATTAAAAGTTCTTGTGCGACACTTTCAAGCAAGTGCTGTTGCGCTTGCTTGGATGTATCTTGAGCTTCAAGGCCCATCGTGTGTTCAGTGCTCTTCACTATTTCGCGTGCCGCCTTCAACGCTTGATTCTCTAAACTCTTTTGCAAACCTTCGC
It includes:
- a CDS encoding mobile mystery protein B → MKIQSPPGATPLDDETLQGLIPGLTTYRELDEFEAAGIARALLWAFNSRTLKKDLLSASGLCLLHRRMFQDTWEWAGTFRRRETNIGVSPEKIQNELGQLLGDVKYWLTHNTFSTEEIVARFHHRLVWIHPFPNGNGRFSRLAADLLMEHIGQSRPTWGQVNLGQMGQKRAQYIQVLQIADRSENYAPLIEFMKS